The sequence TGTGAAAataattcctcttccaaaaggataTTCCTCTCCCCAGTTCTCCTTTTATGACGGTACTgataacgctcgtgaacacatctctagTTTTTTGGAATCACTAAGGGAGTATGAAAACAACcttgtcctccgcctgaaagaattctcaaaatcactcACTGAAAGAgcttacacctggtacaacaacattacacCAAACAACATAGCCAATTGGTGTGAAATGGttaccgctttctacaagaaatatttcctTGTGTCTCAGTAACTCACTTTATCAGACTTGGGGAAAATGTTTCagtgaaacaatgaacatccaaatgattatgtcaagagatttaGAATTCAAGCGCTAGATTGCCATGATCCAAACGTGAcggaacatcaattggtggagttgtgcattaatggcaTGGTACCCGTCTATCGCGCTTTACTAGAGAATCTgcgcttccagacattctctgaacttcatgaagctgccaagcggtcggccacaacagcaccagcctTGCTAGAAAGGATCAGGCCCGCCAGGAATGAAGACGCACGAGAGACTCGAGGGAACATACGTCTCAGCGACATACAATACAAAACTCAACCCTCTGTAAGCGTGGTGAGTGaatgagaaaaaagaaaatctcaaGCTGCAGAATAACAAACCAAGCATGTGGCACCAACGGAAAAACAACTCAAACCCGGAAGGCTGTGACTAAGACGCctacacaacaacaagaaaccagAGAGGCTGCTCTAGACTTCCCGTTTCTGATTGAAGAGGTAATCGAActcctagaagcatggattcaagatgatgccatcaagctacctcctctcagaCGTACACCAACCAAAAAGGAAATGGCGGATCCCAAATATTGTCgctaccataggttcgtcaatcaccgaACCAGTGAATGCAACAAGTTTATGTACATGGATAACTCCTGACAGCTGATCCAAGATGGTAGGCCACAAGTCTCATGGCTTGACTTGTAACAAATGACCGCCCCCCACCTAGCTTGCGCGTTattggtcaaaataattaggtcttgcaagtaagacccactcagcaacttgctgcatatttttctacaaaatactcgagacattaaacatgtcacaaactgggggatgttcatcagggtgttggtctggaggtttacaacatGCAGCGtgtaacacgcccattataagaaagtgtcaggaaatgaGGACAGTTAGTGGcaacagagaagtagtgggtgtaaaccaatgtcttcccctcatagtagggacgtggttttaaTATTTTGAacgatcccacttctccatcactcaactacttccacttcctgtGAGGTCAAGGTGCGTtcaaactatgacttgtataaataggttttttaaTCTATTTGCAAAaataagtgttatcaacacaagtatctagaaaacaccaagaactcatagcttacattccgcaagaaagttccacattctgatacaagtcataaaaaaccacaccttcagagttaaccattctgatctcaacaccttcttcgtttccctccccaaGATCAagtcttctccttcattttgtgacctaagcaagactggaacgatcatttcttggtttaatccagaattgtacagattgatctttcgaatctaaattactcccgtgcagtgcatttgtttaggataTATATTTCTccgcggcacacccaaatttaccatttccagcagaatcagtttttaccccaaaaatgGTGCTTCTAGGTTAagtaattaaattatttatgaaatCGTTActttgaaaatatcatttttttttcaagcaAGTAGCTCAAAATAAtagatgcatgtaaagcatcgttgtatagagcctGCTCGAGTTAGTCGTGGATTTCGCGGTATTGAAAGGAGCGTGACCGACTGTCTTTGAGCAACTGTTGGGGCCATACATGCAAGTTTGGGGAATGAGGTGATCGGTACTTATAAGAGAGGGGTGACCGGTAGCCATAATGTCATCTCATTGGTTGACCCAAATTAAATATAAGCCAGTCAAATCAGCTATCCAAGTTGGATGTTTGAGATTATTTGCGACAGTTTTTGGTTATTGTTTAACTTATTTAAGACTCTTATGAGCCATATGACTAGCCTACTTTAGGCGACGATTCAGAGAAAAGCAAGTAGGCTAGGAACGACCTGATTGGATAGAATGGTAGGGGACCCGCAGGTGGGAATCATGGAGCTTGCTCGGTCACGCCAGGAGGGAACCAAGCTTGTTAAATCGGTCGGCCAAGTCGTGTGGTGGTGATAGTTTTGCGACTGTCATGGATGGCTTAGATTTGATTTCTTATATAAATGAGCATCTCGACTAGCCTGCTTTGGCCAATGATTTGGAACGGAAAAGGTAGGTTAGGAACGATGTGGTTGGTCGAGACAATAGGAGGGTGGCAGGTCATCTCAACAACACCCTATTTTCCGAGCTTGTATATGTTGAGGTTAATTAATGGAGTTGGAcaagtcgtgtggtcgtgatcaatttgcgaccGTCTTGCGTGGCCaagatttattttcttaagaaattaaACGCGTCGACCAGCCTACTTTCATCTTTAATTAAAAGCAAAGTTTATAAAATAGAAACAATGTGATTGATCGATAGGAAAGAGAGGCCCGCGGACATCAATATGGACCAAGGCCGGTCGGCCATGGGAGGCGCAAGCTAGGGTAAGTCGATCGGCCAAGTGGCGCGGACGTGCCTCTTTTTCCACCGCCCCAATTAGTTGCGGTTTCCCTTTTTCCCTATTTTCAACTTTCGGTAGGATTTTACTCCTACTAGATCtattcctagcttgcctaggttttaCTCTCGACCAATATGGATCGAGATATCATACTTGCTCAGTTTGAAAGcaaaaaattttaattttttttgtgagttgacacaaattaggttaaaaattaaGTTTTGTGAACTGAcagaaaattaatcaattttagtGAATTTTGCACGTTGATACAAAATCATTAATTTTTAACTTTTGCAAGTAGCGCAAATCTAGTCCTATCGACACAGCTTGCACGTTTCTGATCAAGTATCTTCATGCGTATCTTAATTCATACACTTCGGGAGATTAATGCTACTCGCTAAGAATGTGCGTTAAACGTCATATCATGTCAGAATTGAGAGTTCAGCTAAGAACACATCACAGGAAAGATATTCAGCAGGCTctgcattaatgaataatacaACCAGGAGCTTaaataaaattcatagaatatttgagATTATTTCAACATGCACCAATATTGTTCTAATAAATTTCGTATATAAAGATACATAATTACTCAGTGCATATGTAAGTAGAGAGGCATAGGCGCTCATCAGCTTTAAATGACTCTACTTCTTTACAGAATGAAGGCACATCAATATAGGATTTTacggttttagttttttttttttttttttttttttgcgaagtcTGAtaatttattaaagcaaaaacgtaattacaagaattacaagggGGCTCAAAGACCCCCCAACCCCATAAACCTAAGGAGcaaaataaataacatgataACAAGCCTCAAAATGCTCGTAAatgaaaaactacaaaaataaaatatcacttaaagaaaagaagaagaataatctaTTTTCTCAATCTTCTTTTTTTATTACTCCTTTTATGGGACTTATTCTCGGAAAAAATGGTACCCATGATGTCTGAATCCTCAAATCTTCATTAAATTTcccctcatcatcttcatcagaaaaaAAATACCAGGTACAAGCTTGATCGGATATTGAGCTTAATTTTCATTAAATTGAGTAAGTGTAGGAGACCTACTTTTGAACTTTGAGACCCAAACTGCTAATTCCCCGGGAAGCAGCATCTAAGATATTCCCCTCCAAATCCGTCGTACCTTCCAACATTGCCCAACATTGCCTTAGCTAGAAGAGATACATCCCTTTGTTTCATGGAATCTAATTTTGCACGGAAGACATTTTTATTATCTTGTACGCTGGATTTAACGCCCAATTCAGACCTATCCAAGCTATTATTACTTTCCAAACTTCGGTTAAAATCAGGCCTACTAGTCTTTGCTGGCTCATTAATAACATCTGAATTTGTAGCCTGAATCTCTCGGAGATTCACGAAAATCTCGCAAGATATAAGCACCTTCCGAATCTCGTTTAGAATCTTCCAAAACTGGACCCCTGTTAATTTTAGAAACTAAATTAAAATTTGCTTCCAAAACCGAGTTTTTAGGATCTTTCAAAATATATTTTACTGTTTCCGCCCTGAACTAAAAATTACCATCAACACTTGTAAAGGGAAAGTATTGTCAGTAGgggagcttttgctctaaaatcCACTTCACCCTTTCactggtttcttgatagtggttgTAACCGACACATGATAGGTGACCTTTTATGGTTCGTGAATGCAAACGATTTTAAAGGGTGACCTGTAACCTTCGGAGACGGGAGTTGTTACTACATTAACAAAAAGGGGACAATCAAACTTACTGGAAAGCCTGGAATTCATGATGTTGCTTGCGTCAAAGgcatgactgctaatcttctttattAAGTCAAATATATGGCAAAGGCCATAATATTGTCTTCAATGCTGAAGGATATAATATTGAGGAAAAAtctggaaaaataatttttcatgGCATTCGTGAAAAAAATAGTTGTTATCTTGTAGATATTGTGTCTAATCTTTGTTGAAATTAATGCCAAGACCGATTTGGATATCACAGAATGAGAGGCGGTTACAAATAGTTGGGTATTTTTATATATGGATAGCTCTCCCAGTCCGTGAGAGAGCAGATGAATATTATCGGCGTGGGTTTTATTTCGTATATCACAAAAAGCACTGTATCGTAATTGTTCAAATATAACACAACCACTCAGGTTACATGTGTCACTGCAGAATTTTTCGTAAATGCTCtgttagttttttgttttttgttttttctgataCGTGAAAGCCGAACCGGGCTCCTACCCGAACCCATCCAGTCATACTGATCCCACTACCAAACCCAACCTCCAAACCCAACTATACTAAAACATACCTTTACATTGGGGATCGAACCCTTGACTTCCTCCTTATTTGAGTTAATGGGAAACCATTGAATTAAAACTTGCACCCTCTCTGCTAGAAATTCACACTTGGTGCTTGTTCCGAAGCAAGCTGAGTTTGTACTACATCGTTTCTACAAATAACTAAATCTTAATCAACGACACCCAAAGACACCAAAGAATCTATCTAACTAATATTAACTAATATAAAGGAAACACATATTTTCGAAGGGATATATATTTGGTTTGTACTTGAAAGGACATTATTATCCCTCGTTTAAACTGTTTATTGCTCATTGTCCTTTTAATTCCCCCTCCTTCCCTATGAAGCGAACAAACATTTCAATCACAGTTAAAATTGCTTCTATAATTTTTATATTATGTTTTTCGTGCTAAAACAACCAAATCCACAAAATGTCAACAACCAAACCCCAAATTTAACTTTTTGAACTTCAATACTACTTCTTTTCACTCTTTCAGCATAATTGGCAGAGTTCAAATGTAATTTTAACAAGTATTTTAGATGTGATTGTTACTAACACTAATTTATTTTGGGCTGACCTATTTTGTTACCAATATTTTTCTGATGTACAAATATTACTAACTATTCAGgtgttttttctctttctttttttgatgaaAGCTTGAAACTGATTGTGATTAGATGGAAAAaaagactaaaagaaaataagaagaactaCAAACTATGGTGGTAATGGTAAAGAGAGAGGAACAGGAATAGAAGGATACATGATGAATGATGAAAGAATTTGTGGTAGTTGCtataagggggagaaacatagaTGGATATAAGAAGTATGGCGCAGATGGAAAGAGGGAAAGAAGAACTCGACTAGCAAGGAGAAacataggtttttatttttagtaattttttAGTTACCAGATACGCTTTATGTCTATGCGTACAACTTTTGACAAGTATCCTTTGAGACCAAGGCAACCAAAAAAATTGGCATGATGATGTTAAGTGGTCCCATGTTAAGAGAACTTCAATTATAGGACTCTACATGCATCATTTTTATAATGCTAATCTATATGTTCTATGTACATCATTTTTAAAATGCTAATGGATGGTTCAAGCGGCTGGCGCATTGTGCGTTCGATTTCACTAGCAAAACCTAAATAAACAACTTTTAAGAATATTTGTGAGGGATCTGGAATATAAGAAGTTGTTTCTAAGGGCAGACCCTATGGGAATTTGCAAGTATTGTTTTTGCGTAGTCACATAGATGAATACAAGTGTTTTTCCACTATGGGAAACTTAATCAGCGACAACACATAAGAAACACTCGACGTTGGCAGATGAACTTGAGCCGCGGGAACGATTAGCTTGCCAACGACTCTATTTTCTAAATACTATAAACTCATCTATTTCAACTATTTTCACGTGTACCACACCACACCATTCTCTGCTTTCTTATTTTTCTAAACAAAAACTTCTACTTGTTCTCTACAATTCTTAGTAAAACTAGTTAACAAAACGATGAACATTATAAACCCTttaagggaaaaaaaattatcaaaaCGAAATAATACCGTCGGCTGCTTTAGATATCAATTGGGGAAAAAAATCGTGCTCCAGAGTTTGGTTCGCCGAGTTTAGTTGCTGAACCAGAGTTAATTTTAGGTCATTTTCCATGGCGTCAATACCAATTTAGATATCACAGAATGAGAGGCGGTTACAAAAAGTTAGGTACCCCGTCCAGTTCGACAGAGAGTGGATAGATATCCTTGGCGTCGTTTTTATTACATTGATCACAATATGCACAACAACATAGTTGTTCGAATATAGCACGACGACTTTATCAGTATCACTGCTGAGCTTTTCATAAATGCGCTGCCACAAATACATATTTGGTGTTTTTGCTGCAGCAAGCTGAGTTTGTaacacatagtttctgcaaatatcTAAATCTTCCTCTCTAGAATATTGAGCATGCCGAACTAACAAGGGTCGAGACTGGTTGAATTAGAATGAAACCTCAAAAGTATTCTCATTAATgaacaaagaagagaaaagttTCTTCTTATACAGGTACAAGACTGGGTACAGGCTGTCATAACAGCAAGCAACCTGTACGGACAAAAGGACTAAAGTTACACACAAAATAGACTCAGGGCATACCCTTTACAGACACACACAGTTATTAAACATCGCCTGAGTTTAAAACATACACACTCATACATACATGCTATCACTAGCCCCCCTCAAGCTGAAGTGGTTTCAGCACCTTCAACTTGTGTTTTAAGAATTCAAATCTAGGAGTACTGAGACCTTTAGTGAATATGTCTGCTGCCTGTTGTAATGTAGAGATATCAACAACCTGTAAGTTTTTGGACTGAACCAATTCTCTCACAAAATGGAAATTGAGAGCTAGATATTTGATTTTGTTGTGAAAGGCTGGATTTGAGGCCAAAGAAATATAACTTTTATTGTCACAGGCAATAGAAGGAGGAGCAGGAATAAAAATGTAAAGGTCCTTGAGAATGGGACAGATCCAAAGGACTTATGCAACAGTAGAAGCAAGAGACTTGTACTCTGCTTCTGTACTACTTATTGACACAGTAGGTTGTTTCTTAGATGACCAAGAAATTGGATTTCCTCCAAAAAAGATACAATATCCACTCACTGATCTTCTATCATCTGGGTTACCATCCCAGTCAGCATCAGTGTAGCCTTGTAAAGCGCTAAATCCTTTGGAGAATACAATACCATGTCCAAGAGTGCCTTTGATGTACCTGAGAACTCTCTTAGCAGCCTGAAGATGGGCAATAGTTGGATCATGCATAAATTGACAGATTTGATTGACTGCATAAATGATGTCAGGTCTTGTCCATGTGAGATATTGTGATGAGCCAACTAAAGACCTGTATTCTGTAAGACTGGATAGAAGATCCCCATCTGAAGCAGAAAGTTTGAAGTTTGCAGGACAAGGAGATGAGCAAGGTTTGATTCCAACAAGATTGCATTTCAGAAGAAGATCAATAGAATACTTTGTTTGGCAGAGAAATAGACCTTTGGCATTTCTGGTAACCTGCAATCCCAGAAAAAAATGTAGAGATCCAAGGTCTATTACACGAAAAAGAGTACTCAAATGAAGAATATGTTTTTTGCAGTGAGAAACATCATTGTTAGTAATAATGATGTCATCCACATAAACAAGCATGATAGTAAGCTTGGACCCCAATTTCTGAACAAATAAAGAAGGACCAGCTAGAGATGGTTTGAAGTCAGGAGAGATAAGAGCATATGCAAGCTTTTCATTCCAAGCCCTTGgtgcttgcttcaaaccatataagGAGTTGTTTAGTTTACAAACACAGTTATGATGGTCTTTATCTTCATAGCCTGAAGGTTGTACCATATAAACATCTTCTTTAAGATCTCCATGCAGAAAAGCATTGCTTATGTCAAGTTATTTGATATCCCAATTTAAATTCACATCCAGAGCTAGGACAATTCTGATAGTTGTTGGTTTCACCACAGGACTAAAAGTATCTGTGTAATCAAGACCCTTAAGTTGATGATAACCCTTGGCAACAAGCctagcattatgtctttcaataatACCATTTGCTTTATGTTTCACCTTATAAACCCATTTGCAGCCCACTAAATTTTGTGAAGGATGTGGAGGTACTTTGGTCCAAGCATCAACTTCAAGAAGAGCAGTATGTTCTTCATCCATAGAAACACACCAAACATGATTCTTCTTAGCTTGAGAGTAGAATGTTGGTGTAGGAGGTTCAATGGTTGCCATATAAGCACCTGGTAAAGAATGCTTAGTGGAGAAAATAACTTTAGGTTTGTAGATATGGTTCTTAGATCTAGTGGTTATAGTATGAGTATTAGTAGTTATAGCACACTTGAGTTGGTGGAGAAATATCAGGAAGAGAAGCAGAAGATGGAGTGTCTGAGATGACAGAAGTAGAATGTGGAATAGAAAGTGGTGGATGAGATGATATTATAGATGATGAAGAATCCAGAAGAGTAACATGCCTGTCAAATTTAGAAAAAACATCACTAAGATCAGTAGTGGAAGTGAGAAAAGAGCAGGGAAATactttttcatgaaaaataacatgtcttgaaacataaactttatatgAAATAGGATCCAAACACTTATAGCCTTTACTTTGAGAGCTATATCCTAGAAAGATGCACTTAGTACTTCTAGTTTGTAGTTTATTAGAGACATAAGGCTTGAGCCAGGGAAAACAAATACAACCAAAAGACTTTAAAAATTGA is a genomic window of Papaver somniferum cultivar HN1 unplaced genomic scaffold, ASM357369v1 unplaced-scaffold_137, whole genome shotgun sequence containing:
- the LOC113334537 gene encoding uncharacterized protein LOC113334537, which translates into the protein MVQPSGYEDKDHHNCVCKLNNSLYGLKQAPRAWNEKLAYALISPDFKPSLAGPSLFVQKLGSKLTIMLVYVDDIIITNNDVSHCKKHILHLSTLFRVIDLGSLHFFLGLQVTRNAKGLFLCQTKYSIDLLLKCNLVGIKPCSSPCPANFKLSASDGDLLSSLTEYRSLVGSSQYLTWTRPDIIYAVNQICQFMHDPTIAHLQAAKRVLRYIKGTLGHGIVFSKGFSALQGYTDADWDGNPDDRRSVSGYCIFFGGNPISWSSKKQPTVSISSTEAEYKSLASTVA
- the LOC113334538 gene encoding uncharacterized protein LOC113334538, which produces MATIEPPTPTFYSQAKKNHVWCVSMDEEHTALLEVDAWTKVPPHPSQNLVGCKWVYKVKHKANGIIERHNARLVAKGYHQLKGLDYTDTFSPVVKPTTIRIVLALDVNLNWDIK